From Rhodopseudomonas palustris, a single genomic window includes:
- the fabF gene encoding beta-ketoacyl-ACP synthase II: MRRVVVTGLGMVSPLGCGVETTWRRVLAGESGARKIEAFEVSDLASQIACIIPRGDGTEGTFNPDQWMEPKDQRKVDDFIVFAMAAARQALDDAGWHPSTEEERCASGVLIGSGIGGLQGIAETALLLEQRGPRRISPFFIPGRLINLASGYVSIEFGLKGPNHSVVTACSTGAHAIGDAARLIALGDADVMVAGGTESPISRLAMAGFAAARALSTGFNDSPQKASRPYDKDRDGFVMGEGAGIVVLEEYEHAKARGARIYAEVIGYGLSGDAYHITAPSSDGDGAFRCMSAAIKRGGIAVSDIDYINAHGTSTPLGDEIELGAAQRLLGNAASRVSMSSTKSSIGHLLGAAGAVEAIFSVLAIRDNVAPPTINLDNPSVDTAIDLVPWKPRSREINVALSNSFGFGGTNASLLLQRVPN, translated from the coding sequence ATGAGACGGGTTGTCGTCACGGGCCTTGGCATGGTCTCGCCGCTGGGCTGCGGCGTCGAAACGACCTGGAGGCGTGTTCTCGCCGGCGAGAGCGGCGCACGCAAGATCGAGGCGTTCGAGGTCTCCGATCTCGCCAGCCAGATCGCCTGCATCATTCCGCGCGGCGACGGCACCGAAGGCACTTTCAATCCCGACCAGTGGATGGAGCCGAAAGACCAGCGCAAGGTCGACGACTTCATCGTCTTTGCGATGGCGGCGGCTCGCCAGGCGCTCGACGACGCCGGCTGGCATCCGTCCACCGAAGAAGAGCGCTGCGCCTCGGGCGTGCTGATCGGCTCCGGCATCGGCGGTCTGCAGGGCATCGCCGAAACCGCGCTGCTGCTCGAGCAACGCGGTCCGCGCCGGATTTCTCCGTTCTTCATTCCCGGTCGCCTGATCAACCTCGCCTCCGGCTACGTCTCGATCGAATTCGGCCTCAAGGGACCGAACCATTCGGTCGTCACCGCGTGCTCGACCGGCGCACATGCGATCGGTGACGCGGCCCGTCTGATCGCGCTCGGCGACGCCGACGTGATGGTCGCCGGCGGCACCGAATCTCCGATCAGTCGTCTGGCGATGGCCGGCTTCGCTGCGGCGCGCGCGCTTTCGACCGGCTTCAACGATTCGCCGCAGAAGGCGTCGCGGCCCTACGACAAGGATCGCGACGGCTTCGTGATGGGCGAGGGCGCCGGCATCGTCGTTCTCGAAGAGTACGAACACGCCAAGGCGCGCGGCGCCCGGATCTATGCCGAAGTGATCGGCTACGGCCTGTCGGGCGACGCTTATCACATCACCGCGCCGAGCTCCGACGGCGACGGCGCGTTCCGCTGCATGAGCGCCGCGATCAAGCGCGGCGGCATCGCGGTGTCGGACATCGACTACATCAACGCGCACGGAACCTCGACGCCGCTCGGCGACGAGATCGAACTCGGCGCGGCGCAGCGCCTGCTGGGCAATGCCGCGTCGCGGGTGTCGATGTCGTCGACCAAATCGTCGATCGGTCATCTGCTCGGCGCCGCGGGCGCGGTGGAGGCGATCTTCAGCGTGCTGGCGATTCGCGACAACGTCGCGCCGCCGACGATCAACCTGGACAACCCGTCGGTCGACACCGCGATCGATCTCGTGCCGTGGAAGCCGCGGTCGCGCGAGATCAACGTCGCGTTGTCGAACTCGTTCGGGTTCGGCGGCACCAACGCTTCGCTGCTGTTGCAGCGGGTGCCGAACTAG
- a CDS encoding acyl carrier protein: MSEIGERVKKIVVEHLGVEPEKVVDSASFIDDLGADSLDTVELVMAFEEEFGCEIPDDAAETILTVGDATKFLEKNAKS; encoded by the coding sequence ATGAGTGAGATTGGCGAGCGGGTTAAGAAGATCGTGGTCGAACACCTTGGTGTCGAACCCGAGAAAGTGGTCGATAGCGCCAGCTTCATCGACGATCTCGGCGCCGACAGCCTCGACACCGTCGAACTCGTGATGGCGTTCGAAGAAGAGTTCGGCTGCGAAATTCCGGACGATGCCGCCGAGACGATTCTCACCGTCGGCGACGCCACCAAGTTTCTCGAAAAGAACGCGAAGAGCTGA
- the fabG gene encoding 3-oxoacyl-[acyl-carrier-protein] reductase, translated as MFDLTGRTALVTGATGGIGGAIAQALHGQGATVAISGTRREALDSLAAKLGERVHVLPCNLSDAAEVEALVPAAAEAMGGLDILVCNAGITRDNLFVQLRDEDWDEVIKVNLTATFRLTRAATKLMMRKKFGRIIAITSVVGVTGNPGQGNYTASKAGLIGMIKTLGAEYAKRNVTANCIAPGFIATPMTDVLNDKQREAILGKVPAGRLGTPEDIAAAAVYLSSNEAAYVTGQTIHVNGGMAMI; from the coding sequence ATGTTCGATCTGACAGGCAGAACCGCGCTGGTGACCGGCGCAACCGGCGGCATCGGCGGTGCGATCGCCCAGGCGCTGCACGGCCAGGGCGCCACCGTGGCGATCTCCGGCACGCGGCGCGAGGCGCTCGACTCGCTGGCCGCCAAGCTCGGCGAACGAGTCCACGTACTGCCGTGCAATCTGTCGGACGCGGCCGAGGTCGAGGCGCTGGTGCCGGCGGCGGCCGAGGCGATGGGCGGGCTCGACATCCTGGTATGTAACGCAGGTATCACCCGCGACAATCTGTTCGTGCAATTGCGCGACGAGGATTGGGACGAGGTGATCAAGGTCAACCTCACGGCGACCTTCCGGCTGACGCGCGCTGCCACCAAGCTGATGATGCGCAAGAAGTTCGGCCGCATCATCGCGATCACTTCGGTGGTCGGCGTCACCGGCAATCCGGGGCAGGGCAACTACACGGCATCGAAGGCCGGGCTGATCGGCATGATCAAGACCCTGGGCGCCGAATACGCCAAGCGCAACGTCACCGCCAACTGCATCGCGCCGGGCTTCATCGCGACGCCGATGACCGACGTTCTCAACGACAAACAGCGCGAAGCGATTCTCGGCAAGGTGCCGGCCGGCAGGCTGGGCACGCCCGAGGACATCGCCGCTGCGGCGGTTTATCTCAGTTCGAACGAAGCCGCCTACGTCACCGGTCAGACCATTCACGTCAACGGCGGGATGGCGATGATCTGA
- the fabD gene encoding ACP S-malonyltransferase → MTAAFTFPGQGSQAVGMGKALADAFPAARAVFDEVDAALGEKLTAIIWDGPAETLQLTENAQPALMAVSLATMRVLEAEAGVSVGKDAAFVAGHSLGEYSALAAAGSLSVSDTARLLRIRGQAMQKAVPVGVGAMAALLGLDYDTAVAVAAEAAQGQVCQAANDNGGGQVVVSGHKDAVERAVEIAKGKGAKRAMLLPVSAPFHCSLMQPAAEAMAEALAGVTIKAPAAPLVANVLASPITDPDEIRRRLVEQVTGTVRWRESVAFMASQGVNRFLEIGAGKVLSGLVKRIADGATGISVGGPNDIASAKDALAAERSA, encoded by the coding sequence ATGACCGCAGCATTCACCTTTCCGGGGCAGGGGTCGCAGGCCGTGGGCATGGGCAAGGCGCTCGCCGATGCCTTTCCGGCGGCGCGGGCGGTGTTCGACGAAGTCGACGCTGCGCTCGGCGAAAAGCTGACGGCGATCATTTGGGACGGTCCGGCCGAAACGCTGCAGCTCACCGAGAATGCACAGCCGGCGCTGATGGCGGTTTCGCTGGCGACGATGCGGGTGCTGGAGGCCGAGGCCGGAGTGTCGGTCGGCAAGGACGCGGCTTTCGTCGCCGGTCATTCGCTCGGCGAATATTCCGCGCTCGCGGCCGCTGGAAGCCTGAGCGTGAGCGACACCGCGCGCCTGCTGCGGATCCGCGGTCAGGCGATGCAGAAGGCTGTACCGGTCGGCGTCGGCGCAATGGCGGCGCTGCTCGGGCTCGATTACGACACCGCCGTCGCGGTGGCGGCCGAAGCGGCCCAGGGCCAGGTCTGCCAGGCCGCCAATGACAATGGCGGCGGTCAGGTCGTCGTCTCCGGCCATAAAGATGCGGTGGAGCGCGCGGTCGAGATCGCCAAGGGCAAGGGTGCCAAGCGCGCGATGCTGCTGCCGGTATCCGCTCCGTTCCATTGTTCGCTGATGCAGCCGGCGGCCGAAGCGATGGCCGAGGCGCTCGCGGGCGTCACCATCAAGGCGCCGGCGGCTCCGCTGGTCGCCAACGTCCTGGCGTCGCCGATTACCGATCCGGATGAAATCCGCCGCCGTCTGGTCGAGCAGGTTACCGGCACGGTGCGCTGGCGCGAGTCGGTCGCCTTCATGGCGTCGCAGGGCGTGAACCGGTTTCTGGAGATCGGCGCCGGCAAGGTGCTCAGCGGCTTGGTGAAGCGCATTGCCGATGGTGCGACCGGTATTTCCGTAGGCGGCCCCAACGACATCGCGTCGGCCAAAGACGCGCTGGCGGCCGAACGTTCGGCGTAA
- the rpsF gene encoding 30S ribosomal protein S6 produces MPLYEHVFLARQDASAQQVEELTTQITGVIEGLGGKVTKTESWGLRSLTYRMNKNRKAHFVLLNIDGPAAVVSEIERQERINEDVIRYLTVRVDEHEEGPSAMMRKADRDRERDDRGPREGGFRGDREGRGDRDGFRGDRGPRRPREDADAPAAAVEE; encoded by the coding sequence ATGCCTCTTTATGAGCATGTCTTTTTGGCGCGCCAGGATGCCAGCGCCCAGCAGGTCGAAGAGCTCACCACCCAGATCACCGGCGTGATCGAAGGTCTCGGCGGCAAGGTCACCAAGACCGAGTCGTGGGGCCTGCGCTCCCTCACCTACCGCATGAACAAGAACCGCAAGGCGCATTTCGTGCTGCTGAACATCGACGGCCCGGCCGCGGTGGTCTCCGAAATCGAGCGCCAGGAGCGGATCAACGAAGACGTCATCCGTTATCTGACGGTGCGCGTCGACGAACACGAGGAAGGCCCCTCGGCGATGATGCGCAAGGCCGATCGGGATCGCGAACGCGACGACCGTGGCCCCCGCGAGGGTGGTTTCCGCGGTGATCGCGAAGGCCGTGGCGACCGCGACGGTTTCCGTGGCGATCGTGGTCCGCGCCGTCCGCGTGAAGACGCCGACGCCCCCGCAGCAGCAGTCGAGGAGTAA
- the rpsR gene encoding 30S ribosomal protein S18, with protein sequence MAEAGARRPFFRRRKTCPFTGANAPKIDYKDSKLLMRYVSERGKIVPSRITAVSAKKQRELARAIKRARFLGLLPYVIR encoded by the coding sequence ATGGCTGAAGCAGGTGCCCGCCGTCCGTTCTTCCGCCGCCGCAAGACCTGCCCGTTCACGGGAGCGAATGCGCCGAAGATCGACTACAAGGATTCCAAGCTGCTGATGCGTTACGTCTCGGAGCGCGGCAAGATCGTGCCGAGCCGCATCACCGCCGTCTCCGCCAAGAAGCAGCGCGAGCTCGCGCGCGCCATCAAGCGCGCCCGCTTCCTCGGTCTGCTGCCCTACGTGATCCGCTGA
- the rplI gene encoding 50S ribosomal protein L9, translated as MEVILLERVAKLGQMGELVRVKDGFARNFLLPRGKALRATAANREKYEHMKADLEARNIAAKAEAAKVAEKIDGQNVVVVRQASEGGQLFGSVSVRDIVASFDAEGVKIDRSQVLLDAPIKTIGKHSIQVAVHPEVEVAVSVTVARSAEEAERINRGEDISSRREDEDAAAEALAAAGEFFDPDAQFGEEQPAEQ; from the coding sequence ATGGAAGTCATTCTGCTGGAACGCGTCGCCAAGCTCGGCCAGATGGGCGAACTGGTTCGCGTCAAGGATGGTTTTGCGCGCAACTTCCTGCTGCCGCGCGGCAAGGCGCTGCGTGCGACCGCCGCCAATCGCGAGAAGTACGAGCACATGAAGGCCGACCTCGAGGCGCGCAACATCGCCGCCAAGGCCGAAGCCGCCAAGGTCGCCGAGAAGATCGACGGTCAGAACGTGGTGGTGGTCCGCCAGGCGTCGGAAGGCGGCCAGTTGTTCGGCTCGGTCTCGGTGCGCGACATCGTCGCGAGCTTCGATGCCGAAGGCGTCAAGATCGACCGCAGCCAGGTGCTGCTCGACGCGCCGATCAAGACCATCGGCAAGCACTCGATCCAGGTCGCGGTGCATCCCGAAGTGGAAGTCGCCGTCTCCGTCACCGTGGCGCGCAGCGCCGAGGAAGCCGAGCGGATCAATCGCGGTGAAGACATCTCCAGCCGCCGCGAGGACGAAGACGCCGCCGCCGAGGCGCTGGCCGCCGCCGGCGAATTCTTCGATCCGGACGCGCAGTTCGGCGAAGAGCAGCCGGCCGAGCAGTAA
- a CDS encoding SAM-dependent methyltransferase gives MDGLFRLLLSRFIQRGTIVFTTASGTTFTCGDGTGEPVHARLTSAAAQRRLLRDPELALGEIYMDGGLVMQHGTIADLLAVAMDQPDWTPDWARFHGLVRYWARTLHQFNPRGRSRDNVARHYDLDGRLYALFLDSDRQYSCGYFETPDASLDDAQLAKKRHIAAKLLAAPRQRVLDIGSGWGGLALYLAETCGADVTGVTLSQEQLQVSNARAAERSLAGRARFMLQDYRDVPGGPFDRIVSVGMFEHVGVAHYDAFFRRCAELLEHDGVMLLHSIGRSEGPGFTNPWIAKYIFPGGYLPALSEVLPAIERAGLLVCDIEILRLHYAETLRAWRERFLARREEAERLYDARFVRMWEFYLAAAEMSFRKQNTMVFQIQLTRRQGVVPITRDYIAAEERRLASIENERPPRLQLAGE, from the coding sequence ATGGACGGATTGTTTCGTCTGCTGCTGAGCCGCTTCATTCAACGCGGCACCATCGTCTTCACCACCGCGAGCGGCACCACATTTACTTGCGGAGACGGCACCGGAGAGCCGGTGCACGCACGGCTGACGAGCGCCGCGGCACAACGTCGCCTGCTGCGCGATCCGGAGCTCGCCCTGGGCGAGATCTACATGGACGGCGGCCTCGTGATGCAGCACGGCACGATCGCCGACCTGCTCGCTGTGGCAATGGATCAGCCTGACTGGACACCGGACTGGGCGAGATTTCACGGGCTGGTCCGCTACTGGGCCAGGACGCTGCACCAGTTCAACCCGCGCGGCCGATCGCGCGACAATGTCGCACGTCACTACGATCTCGACGGCCGGCTGTACGCGCTGTTTCTGGACTCCGACAGGCAATACAGTTGCGGCTATTTCGAAACGCCCGACGCCAGCCTCGATGACGCTCAACTCGCCAAGAAGCGGCATATCGCCGCCAAGCTGCTCGCCGCCCCGCGGCAGCGGGTACTCGACATCGGTTCGGGCTGGGGCGGCTTGGCACTGTATCTGGCGGAGACTTGCGGCGCAGACGTTACCGGCGTGACGCTGTCGCAGGAGCAGCTCCAGGTCTCCAACGCCCGCGCGGCCGAGCGCAGCCTTGCCGGTCGGGCCCGCTTCATGTTGCAGGACTATCGCGACGTCCCCGGCGGCCCGTTCGACCGCATCGTCTCCGTAGGCATGTTCGAGCACGTCGGCGTCGCACATTACGACGCCTTCTTCCGACGCTGTGCCGAATTGCTCGAGCACGACGGCGTGATGCTGCTGCATTCGATCGGCCGCTCCGAAGGGCCCGGCTTCACCAATCCGTGGATCGCCAAGTACATCTTCCCCGGCGGCTATCTGCCCGCGCTGTCGGAGGTGCTGCCGGCGATCGAGCGCGCCGGATTGTTGGTCTGCGACATCGAGATCCTGCGGCTGCATTACGCCGAAACGCTGAGGGCGTGGCGCGAGCGCTTCCTGGCCCGTCGCGAGGAAGCGGAGCGGCTGTACGACGCCCGTTTCGTCAGGATGTGGGAGTTCTATCTGGCGGCTGCGGAAATGTCGTTTCGCAAACAGAACACCATGGTGTTCCAGATCCAGCTCACGCGGCGCCAGGGCGTGGTGCCGATCACGCGAGACTATATCGCTGCGGAAGAGCGGCGGCTGGCGTCGATCGAAAACGAGCGTCCACCGCGGCTGCAACTCGCCGGCGAGTAA
- a CDS encoding replicative DNA helicase has protein sequence MAATDSNVLKLAPEPGVPAYRTAPHNIEAEQALLGAILVNNDAFYRVSDFLEPKHFFEPIHQTIFETAASIIRAGKIATPVTLKTFLAADLDLGGLTVAQYLARLAAEATTIINAQDYGRTIYELSLRRDLIGIGTDMVNVAYDAPVDFAPRNQIEDAERRLYELAESGRYDGGFQKFSQALTTAVDMAAKAFQRDGKLSGISSGLRDLDTRMGGLQHSDLIVLAGRPGMGKTALATNIAYNVAKAYRGEVQPDGSTKTVNGGIVGFFSCEMSAEQLATRILAEQAEIASSKIRRGGISEADFDKIRDVSIELQSLPLFVDETGGLSIAQLTARARRLKRQKGLDMLVVDYIQLLQGSSKKGDNRVQEVTEITTSLKALAKELNIPVIALSQLSRQVESRDDKRPQLADLRESGSIEQDADVVMFVYREEYYLQNKEPRPGTPEHEKWATDMELVHGKAEVIIAKQRHGPTGTVDLQFEGQFTRFSDLTDDSHLPERI, from the coding sequence ATGGCCGCAACCGATTCGAACGTTCTGAAGCTTGCGCCGGAACCCGGCGTGCCGGCATACCGGACCGCGCCCCACAACATCGAGGCCGAGCAGGCCCTGCTGGGCGCGATCCTGGTCAACAACGATGCGTTCTATCGGGTGTCGGACTTTCTCGAGCCGAAACATTTCTTCGAGCCGATCCATCAGACCATCTTCGAAACCGCGGCCAGCATCATCCGAGCCGGCAAGATCGCGACCCCGGTCACGCTGAAGACGTTCCTGGCGGCCGATCTCGATCTCGGCGGCCTCACGGTCGCGCAGTATCTGGCGCGGCTTGCCGCCGAAGCCACCACCATCATCAACGCCCAGGACTATGGGCGGACGATCTACGAGTTGTCGCTGCGCCGTGATCTGATCGGCATCGGCACCGACATGGTCAACGTCGCCTACGACGCTCCGGTCGACTTCGCCCCGCGCAATCAGATCGAGGACGCCGAGCGCCGGCTGTATGAGCTGGCGGAATCCGGCCGCTACGACGGCGGTTTCCAGAAATTCTCCCAGGCGCTGACCACCGCCGTAGACATGGCGGCGAAGGCGTTCCAGCGCGACGGCAAGCTGTCCGGCATCTCCAGCGGACTGCGCGACCTCGACACCCGGATGGGCGGCTTGCAGCACTCCGACTTGATCGTGCTCGCAGGGCGCCCCGGTATGGGCAAGACCGCGCTGGCCACCAACATCGCCTACAATGTCGCCAAGGCCTATCGCGGCGAGGTGCAGCCGGACGGCTCGACCAAGACCGTCAACGGCGGCATCGTCGGCTTCTTCAGTTGCGAAATGTCGGCCGAACAGCTCGCGACCCGTATTCTCGCCGAGCAGGCCGAGATCGCCTCGAGCAAGATCCGCCGCGGCGGCATCTCGGAAGCCGACTTCGACAAGATCCGCGACGTTTCGATCGAGTTGCAGTCGCTGCCGCTGTTCGTCGACGAAACCGGCGGCCTGTCGATCGCGCAGCTCACCGCCCGCGCCCGCCGCCTGAAGCGGCAGAAGGGCCTCGACATGCTGGTGGTCGACTACATCCAGCTCTTGCAGGGCTCGAGCAAGAAGGGCGACAACCGCGTCCAGGAAGTCACCGAGATCACCACCAGCCTCAAGGCGCTGGCGAAGGAATTGAACATCCCGGTCATCGCGCTGTCGCAGCTTTCGCGTCAGGTCGAATCCCGCGACGACAAGCGACCGCAGCTCGCGGACCTGCGTGAATCAGGTTCGATCGAGCAGGACGCCGACGTGGTGATGTTCGTGTACCGCGAAGAATACTATCTGCAGAACAAGGAGCCGCGGCCGGGCACTCCCGAACATGAGAAGTGGGCGACCGACATGGAGCTGGTCCACGGCAAGGCCGAAGTGATCATCGCCAAGCAGCGTCATGGTCCGACCGGCACCGTCGATCTGCAGTTCGAAGGTCAGTTCACCCGCTTCAGCGATCTCACCGACGACAGCCACCTGCCGGAACGTATTTGA
- the alr gene encoding alanine racemase — translation MHILPDPNATVAELLTPEAGKAAEFAAATAAASGILTIDLDALVANWRKLEKTAVPSECAGVVKGDAYGCGAGPVVKALLGAGCKTFFVATLGEARAVREVAPEATLYVLDGFFPYSGDEFARLNCQPVIGDLYELAEWDVFCRRTGWRGGAALHIDTGMSRLGLTITEAQGIVPRIVAGDHGITLVMSHLACADLVNHPLNARQVTAFREIAGQFTGVSASLSASSGIFLGPQFAFDLVRPGAALYGINPTPEADNPMQPVVDLKARIVQVRSVERGDTVGYGATWSARRPSKIAVLSAGYADGYFRAAGSSDGTRGAEVIIAGERCPIAGRISMDLLAVDVTDLPANAARRGMMATLIGDGITVDELGHHFGTIGYEVLTSLGPRYTRIYKGGDAKPENKPAEGDGLPTASAG, via the coding sequence ATGCACATCCTCCCCGATCCGAACGCTACCGTTGCCGAGTTGTTGACACCGGAGGCGGGAAAAGCCGCCGAGTTCGCCGCGGCCACCGCGGCCGCTTCCGGCATTCTCACCATCGATCTCGACGCGCTGGTTGCGAACTGGCGCAAGCTCGAAAAGACCGCGGTGCCGTCGGAATGCGCCGGCGTGGTCAAGGGCGACGCTTATGGCTGCGGCGCCGGCCCGGTGGTCAAGGCTCTGCTCGGCGCGGGCTGCAAGACGTTCTTCGTGGCGACGCTCGGCGAAGCCCGCGCAGTGCGCGAGGTCGCACCGGAGGCGACACTCTACGTCCTCGACGGGTTCTTTCCGTATTCCGGCGACGAATTCGCCAGGCTGAACTGCCAACCGGTGATCGGCGATCTGTACGAACTGGCCGAATGGGACGTGTTCTGCCGCCGCACCGGCTGGCGCGGCGGCGCGGCCCTGCACATCGACACCGGGATGAGCCGGCTCGGCCTGACGATCACCGAGGCGCAAGGCATCGTGCCGCGGATCGTCGCCGGCGACCACGGCATCACGCTGGTGATGAGTCACCTCGCCTGCGCCGATCTCGTCAATCATCCGCTGAACGCCAGGCAGGTGACCGCATTTCGCGAAATCGCCGGTCAGTTCACCGGCGTATCGGCGTCACTGTCGGCGTCTTCGGGGATCTTCCTCGGCCCGCAATTCGCGTTCGATCTGGTGCGCCCCGGCGCGGCGCTGTACGGCATCAATCCCACGCCGGAAGCCGACAATCCGATGCAGCCGGTGGTCGACCTGAAGGCGCGGATCGTGCAGGTCCGCAGCGTCGAGCGCGGCGACACCGTCGGCTACGGCGCGACCTGGAGCGCACGGCGCCCGAGCAAAATCGCGGTGCTGTCGGCCGGTTATGCGGACGGTTATTTCCGGGCCGCCGGCTCCAGCGACGGCACCCGCGGCGCCGAGGTGATCATCGCCGGCGAACGCTGCCCGATCGCCGGCCGCATCTCGATGGACCTGCTCGCGGTCGACGTCACCGACCTGCCCGCCAACGCCGCCCGGCGCGGCATGATGGCGACCCTGATCGGCGACGGCATCACCGTCGACGAACTCGGCCATCACTTCGGCACGATCGGCTACGAAGTGCTGACCAGTCTCGGACCGCGCTACACCCGGATCTACAAGGGCGGCGACGCCAAGCCGGAGAACAAGCCTGCCGAGGGTGACGGCCTGCCCACCGCCTCGGCCGGCTGA
- a CDS encoding NifB/NifX family molybdenum-iron cluster-binding protein — translation MKIAIPTKDWLTISGHAGQAPRWLVYDLAGHSAGEPLPAPARIELVKEQLPHYFKDDGPHPLDGVELIVAGSAGDGYVRHMKKRGADVLLTGETDPATAIDLIIKGEDLPDQSFDITTTLCRLRDLFARH, via the coding sequence ATGAAAATCGCCATTCCAACCAAGGATTGGCTCACCATCAGCGGCCACGCCGGGCAGGCGCCGCGCTGGCTGGTCTATGATCTGGCCGGACACAGCGCCGGCGAGCCGTTGCCGGCACCGGCTCGGATCGAATTGGTGAAGGAGCAGCTTCCCCATTACTTCAAGGACGACGGCCCGCATCCGCTCGACGGAGTCGAACTGATCGTGGCCGGGAGCGCTGGCGACGGCTACGTCCGCCACATGAAGAAGCGCGGCGCCGACGTGCTGCTGACCGGCGAGACCGACCCGGCGACCGCGATCGATCTGATCATCAAGGGCGAAGATCTGCCCGATCAGAGTTTCGACATCACCACCACGCTGTGCCGATTGCGCGATCTGTTCGCGCGTCACTGA
- the radA gene encoding DNA repair protein RadA, with the protein MAKATSSFVCQNCGAAFNRWQGKCEACGEWNTLVEEAGDNAVPVSIRAKRRGRTFKLESLAGKSNDAPRLPSGMAELDRVTGGGFVRGSVLLVGGDPGIGKSTLLTQATSLMAKAGHRTVYISGEEAIAQVRLRAERLGLASAPVELAAETSVEDIIATLSEGATPKLIVIDSIQTMWTDTVESAPGTVTQVRASAQALIRFAKKTGAAIILVGHVTKDGQIAGPRVVEHMVDAVLSFEGEGSQQFRILRSVKNRFGPTDEIGVFEMTGLGLREVSNPSELFLSERDLGSPGTAVFAGIEGTRPVLVELQALVAPSTLGTPRRAVVGWDSARLSMVLAVLEAHCGVKLSGYDVYFNVAGGLRINEPAADLAAAAALVSSLANAPLPPDAVYFGEISLSGAVRPVAQTPARLKEAAKLGFARAVLPEQTRGEAPADAGLALQSVGGLSSLVADIAARGTRRSHDDGTPRTKAASNATPARFRRQEG; encoded by the coding sequence ATGGCCAAAGCCACCTCCTCCTTCGTCTGTCAGAACTGCGGCGCGGCGTTCAATCGCTGGCAGGGCAAATGCGAGGCGTGCGGCGAGTGGAATACGCTGGTCGAAGAGGCCGGCGACAACGCGGTGCCGGTGTCGATCCGCGCCAAGCGCCGCGGCCGGACGTTCAAGCTGGAGTCGCTGGCCGGCAAGAGCAACGACGCGCCGCGGCTGCCGTCGGGCATGGCCGAACTCGACCGCGTCACCGGCGGCGGCTTCGTGCGCGGCTCGGTGCTGCTGGTCGGCGGCGATCCCGGCATCGGCAAATCGACGCTGCTGACCCAGGCCACCAGCCTGATGGCCAAGGCCGGACATCGCACCGTGTACATCTCCGGCGAAGAAGCGATCGCGCAGGTCCGGCTGCGCGCCGAACGGCTGGGCCTCGCCTCCGCACCTGTCGAACTCGCCGCCGAGACCTCGGTCGAAGACATCATCGCGACGCTGTCCGAAGGCGCGACGCCGAAGCTGATCGTGATCGATTCAATTCAGACGATGTGGACCGACACGGTGGAGTCGGCGCCGGGTACGGTGACCCAGGTCCGCGCCTCGGCGCAGGCGCTGATCCGCTTCGCCAAGAAGACCGGCGCGGCGATCATCCTGGTCGGCCACGTCACCAAGGACGGCCAGATCGCCGGCCCCCGCGTGGTCGAGCACATGGTCGACGCGGTGCTGTCGTTCGAGGGCGAAGGATCGCAGCAGTTCCGGATCCTGCGCTCGGTGAAGAACCGGTTCGGTCCCACCGACGAGATCGGCGTGTTCGAAATGACCGGGCTGGGCCTGCGCGAGGTCAGCAATCCCTCCGAGCTGTTTCTGTCGGAGCGCGATCTCGGCTCGCCGGGCACCGCGGTGTTTGCCGGGATCGAAGGCACCCGCCCGGTGCTGGTGGAATTACAGGCTCTGGTGGCCCCTTCGACGCTCGGCACCCCGCGGCGCGCGGTGGTCGGATGGGATTCGGCGCGGCTGTCGATGGTGCTGGCGGTGCTGGAGGCGCATTGCGGCGTCAAGCTGAGCGGCTACGACGTCTATTTCAACGTCGCCGGCGGCCTGCGCATCAACGAGCCCGCCGCCGACCTCGCCGCCGCCGCCGCACTGGTTTCGTCCCTGGCCAACGCGCCGCTGCCGCCGGACGCGGTGTATTTCGGCGAGATCTCGCTGTCGGGCGCGGTTCGCCCGGTGGCGCAGACCCCGGCCCGGCTGAAGGAAGCCGCCAAGCTCGGCTTCGCCCGTGCGGTGCTGCCGGAACAGACCCGCGGCGAAGCTCCGGCCGATGCCGGGCTGGCGCTGCAATCGGTCGGCGGGCTGTCCAGCCTGGTCGCGGACATCGCCGCGCGCGGCACGCGGCGGAGCCACGACGATGGTACGCCGCGGACCAAAGCTGCCTCAAATGCAACACCGGCGCGATTCCGGCGCCAGGAGGGTTGA